A genomic region of Streptococcus suis contains the following coding sequences:
- a CDS encoding cysteine ABC transporter substrate-binding protein, with protein MKIFKPIFAIFSVLAAVILVACSNTSTSSTSSSSSTSGATARTLEEIKESGTVKIGVFSDKKPFGYVDANGEYQGYDVYLGNRLAKELGVEVEYVPVEAANRVEYLTSAKVDIILANFTVTDERKEQVDFALPYMKVSLGIVSPSSAVITDPEQLNGKTLIVSKGTTAELYFEENYPEVKLQKYNQYSEAYAALLDGRGDAMSTDNTEVLAWVLENKGFEVGVKALGDVDTIAPAVQKGNTELLDFINQTIEKLGEEEFFHKAYQETLQPVYGDAAQADDLVVEGGVIK; from the coding sequence ATGAAAATCTTTAAACCTATTTTTGCTATTTTTAGTGTATTAGCTGCAGTTATTTTAGTCGCCTGCAGTAATACAAGCACTTCTTCAACTAGTTCCAGCAGTTCCACAAGTGGGGCAACCGCACGTACTCTTGAAGAAATCAAAGAAAGTGGAACAGTCAAAATCGGTGTTTTCAGTGACAAGAAACCATTTGGCTATGTGGATGCAAATGGTGAATACCAAGGATATGACGTCTATCTAGGCAACCGTTTGGCAAAAGAATTGGGCGTTGAGGTAGAATACGTCCCTGTCGAAGCTGCAAACCGTGTGGAGTATCTCACTTCTGCCAAAGTTGACATCATCCTAGCCAATTTCACAGTAACAGATGAGCGAAAAGAACAGGTTGACTTCGCCCTACCTTACATGAAAGTATCCCTCGGCATCGTGTCTCCAAGCTCTGCTGTCATCACTGATCCAGAACAACTCAATGGTAAAACCCTCATCGTCAGCAAAGGAACCACAGCTGAACTTTATTTTGAAGAGAATTATCCAGAAGTCAAACTTCAAAAATACAACCAATACAGCGAAGCCTATGCTGCCCTCTTAGACGGACGCGGCGATGCCATGAGTACAGACAACACTGAAGTTCTCGCATGGGTCTTGGAAAACAAAGGTTTCGAGGTTGGTGTAAAAGCACTAGGGGATGTAGACACTATCGCTCCTGCCGTCCAAAAAGGAAATACCGAATTACTTGATTTCATCAACCAAACAATTGAAAAACTTGGTGAGGAAGAATTCTTCCATAAAGCCTACCAAGAAACCCTTCAACCAGTATATGGTGATGCTGCCCAAGCTGATGATCTTGTTGTAGAAGGTGGAGTTATTAAATAA
- a CDS encoding amino acid ABC transporter ATP-binding protein: protein MSHPVLELQNITKSFGQQTILNHLSLSVKEGEVVVILGPSGCGKSTLLRCINKLESIQEGDILLDGQSILSGSLSLQDIRQKIGMVFQDYELFPHMDVLQNLTLAPVKALKRNKEEVQAEAETLLKRVGLEHKKHSYARELSGGQKQRVAIIRSLLMHPEILLFDEVTASLDPEMVREVLVLINDLAKEGRTMLIVTHEMEFARAIADRIIFMDKGEIIEENTAQNFFQHPQTQRAQAFLTTFDFNHF, encoded by the coding sequence GTGAGCCATCCTGTCTTAGAATTACAAAATATTACTAAAAGCTTTGGTCAACAAACTATTCTCAATCATCTTTCCTTATCCGTTAAGGAAGGGGAAGTCGTCGTCATCCTAGGACCTTCTGGTTGTGGAAAGAGTACACTACTCCGTTGCATCAACAAACTTGAAAGCATTCAAGAGGGCGATATTTTACTAGATGGCCAATCTATTCTGTCTGGATCACTTTCTCTACAGGATATTCGTCAAAAAATTGGCATGGTCTTTCAAGATTATGAATTATTTCCCCATATGGATGTCTTACAAAATCTGACCCTTGCTCCTGTCAAAGCCCTAAAACGCAACAAAGAAGAGGTCCAAGCAGAAGCCGAGACCTTGCTCAAACGGGTAGGACTAGAGCATAAAAAACATAGCTATGCCAGAGAATTATCTGGCGGGCAAAAGCAACGGGTAGCTATCATTCGTTCCCTCCTGATGCATCCTGAAATTTTATTATTTGATGAAGTCACTGCTTCTCTTGACCCAGAAATGGTTCGGGAAGTCTTGGTTCTCATCAATGATTTGGCAAAAGAAGGACGGACCATGCTGATTGTGACGCATGAAATGGAATTCGCACGCGCCATTGCTGACCGCATCATTTTCATGGACAAGGGAGAAATTATCGAAGAGAATACTGCTCAGAATTTCTTCCAACATCCACAAACTCAACGGGCTCAAGCCTTTCTAACAACTTTTGATTTTAATCATTTTTAA
- a CDS encoding amino acid ABC transporter permease, with the protein MQDMGIKVLLEGNNLQRLMAGLGVTLWISFLSIGISTIAGLGFGIIMTSKNKLIVWMSRIYLETIRIVPQLVLLFLFYFGLARGFNINISGELAAIIVFSLWGTAEMGDLVRGAITSLPKHQFDSGLALGLSKQSLYRYVIIPQVLRRLLPQAINLVTRMIKTSSLVILIGVVEVNKIGQQIIDFYRTTSPSVSLWIYGVIFCIYFMICFPISAFSRYLESIWKE; encoded by the coding sequence ATGCAGGATATGGGCATTAAAGTCTTACTAGAAGGAAATAATTTGCAACGGCTAATGGCCGGGCTTGGTGTTACACTCTGGATTTCCTTTCTCTCTATCGGTATTTCCACCATTGCTGGACTAGGATTTGGCATCATCATGACTTCAAAAAATAAGCTGATTGTATGGATGTCACGGATTTATTTAGAAACCATTCGCATTGTACCCCAGCTGGTCCTACTCTTCCTTTTCTACTTTGGATTAGCACGGGGATTCAATATCAATATTTCCGGTGAATTGGCCGCGATTATTGTATTCTCACTATGGGGGACAGCTGAAATGGGAGATTTAGTTCGAGGTGCCATCACCTCTCTACCTAAACACCAATTCGATAGCGGATTAGCATTGGGATTAAGCAAACAAAGTCTCTATCGCTATGTCATCATCCCTCAAGTTCTACGCAGACTACTCCCACAGGCAATTAACTTGGTCACCCGCATGATCAAAACCAGCTCCCTGGTTATCCTCATTGGCGTAGTCGAAGTCAATAAAATCGGACAACAGATTATTGATTTTTACAGGACTACCTCTCCTAGCGTGTCCTTATGGATTTACGGAGTGATTTTCTGTATTTACTTTATGATTTGTTTCCCAATATCTGCATTTTCTCGCTATCTTGAATCGATTTGGAAGGAGTGA
- a CDS encoding amino acid ABC transporter permease, whose amino-acid sequence MDWNFIQESIPLYQEAFILTIRLAFLGIIGAFSLGLIISIIRYYRIPVLQQISTAYIELSRNTPLVIQLFFLYYGLPRLGIVLDAEVCAIAGLIFLGGSYMAESFRSGFEAIKKSQIEIGASLGLTNWQIFQYILLPQSLAIALPSFSANVIFLIKETSVFSIIALADLMYVAQDLIGLQYETDEALFLLVSSYLIVLLPLSLFFYYLERRIRHAGYGH is encoded by the coding sequence CTGGATTGGAACTTTATTCAAGAATCCATACCACTCTATCAAGAGGCATTCATTCTAACAATCAGACTCGCATTCCTCGGAATTATCGGTGCTTTTAGCTTGGGGTTGATTATTAGTATCATCCGTTATTACCGTATTCCAGTTCTACAACAGATTTCTACTGCTTATATTGAATTGTCACGCAATACTCCCTTGGTCATTCAACTTTTCTTCCTCTACTATGGTTTGCCGAGATTGGGAATTGTGCTGGATGCTGAAGTCTGTGCCATTGCTGGTTTGATTTTTCTAGGTGGTTCCTATATGGCAGAATCCTTCCGTAGTGGATTTGAGGCTATCAAGAAAAGTCAGATAGAAATCGGAGCTAGTTTGGGTCTGACAAATTGGCAAATTTTCCAATATATCTTGCTTCCTCAATCACTAGCTATCGCTCTACCTTCCTTTAGCGCCAATGTCATCTTTCTCATCAAAGAAACTTCCGTCTTCTCCATTATTGCCTTGGCCGACCTCATGTACGTGGCTCAAGATTTGATTGGACTACAATACGAAACAGACGAAGCACTCTTTCTCCTAGTGAGTTCCTACTTGATTGTCCTGCTTCCACTCTCGCTTTTCTTTTATTACCTAGAAAGGAGGATTCGCCATGCAGGATATGGGCATTAA
- the ruvB gene encoding Holliday junction branch migration DNA helicase RuvB, which yields MSRILDMEQMQDEEYVERTLRPQKLNEYIGQDKVKDQLKIFIEAAKLRDEALDHTLLFGPPGLGKTTMAFVIANELGVNIKQTSGPVIEKAGDLVALLNDLEPGDVLFIDEIHRMPMAVEEILYSAMEDFYIDIMIGAGEASRSVHLELPPFTLIGATTRAGMLSNPLRARFGITGHMEYYELADLTEIVERTADIFEMEITHEAAIELARRSRGTPRIANRLLKRVRDFAQIMGDGLIDDSITDKALTMLDVDREGLDYVDQKILRTMIEMYGGGPVGLNTLSVNIAEERETVEDMYEPYLIQQGFLMRTRTGRVATAKAYEHLGYPYTEK from the coding sequence ATGAGTAGAATATTAGATATGGAACAAATGCAGGACGAGGAATACGTTGAGCGTACCCTGCGTCCCCAGAAATTAAATGAATACATCGGTCAGGACAAGGTCAAGGACCAGCTGAAAATCTTTATCGAGGCAGCCAAGCTCCGTGACGAAGCCTTGGACCATACTCTTCTTTTTGGTCCTCCAGGTCTGGGTAAGACCACCATGGCCTTTGTCATTGCCAACGAACTAGGCGTCAATATCAAGCAGACCAGTGGTCCCGTCATTGAAAAGGCAGGCGATTTAGTGGCCCTTCTCAACGATTTGGAGCCAGGCGATGTCCTCTTTATCGATGAAATCCACCGTATGCCCATGGCGGTCGAGGAAATTCTCTACTCTGCTATGGAAGATTTTTACATTGACATCATGATTGGGGCTGGGGAGGCCAGTCGCTCTGTGCATCTGGAGTTGCCTCCTTTTACCCTGATTGGAGCAACCACTCGTGCGGGGATGCTGTCCAATCCCCTGCGGGCTCGTTTTGGTATCACCGGTCACATGGAGTATTATGAACTGGCTGATTTGACCGAGATTGTCGAGCGGACAGCGGATATCTTTGAGATGGAGATTACCCATGAAGCAGCGATTGAGCTGGCTCGTCGTTCGCGGGGGACCCCTCGTATCGCCAACCGCCTGCTCAAGCGAGTGCGGGATTTTGCACAGATTATGGGTGACGGCCTGATTGACGATAGCATTACGGACAAGGCCCTGACCATGCTAGACGTGGACCGAGAGGGGCTGGACTATGTGGACCAGAAGATTCTTCGTACAATGATTGAGATGTACGGCGGCGGTCCTGTCGGCCTCAACACCCTGTCGGTCAATATCGCCGAGGAGCGTGAAACAGTGGAGGATATGTACGAGCCTTACCTGATTCAGCAGGGCTTCCTCATGCGGACACGGACAGGGCGGGTTGCGACAGCCAAGGCCTACGAGCACTTGGGTTATCCCTATACGGAAAAATAA
- a CDS encoding GNAT family N-acetyltransferase → MAEQMRRVASLFGDWAEAIIWTCLEGRMGQIHVDNTQSPQSVLALYGRQSFFGFWAGKPNADLLKICEGKDIILVPQNQAWSDLIEGTYGDRIRSFTRYATKKDTSFDLGHLQKLIDALPEEFDLKVIDRNLYDACLVEEWSRDLVGNYADVEQFLDLGLGYIILHKEQVVSGASPYASYSGGIEIEVDTREDYRGLGLARSCAAQLILACLDRNLYPSWDAHTLTSLKLAEKLGYQLDKPYQAYEWR, encoded by the coding sequence ATGGCAGAGCAGATGAGACGAGTAGCCAGTTTATTTGGAGATTGGGCTGAGGCAATTATTTGGACCTGTTTAGAGGGCAGAATGGGACAGATTCATGTAGATAATACCCAGTCTCCCCAGTCAGTCCTAGCTCTCTATGGACGGCAGAGCTTCTTTGGTTTTTGGGCCGGAAAACCAAATGCAGACTTGCTAAAAATTTGTGAGGGAAAGGATATTATTTTAGTACCCCAAAACCAAGCCTGGTCAGACTTGATAGAAGGGACTTACGGAGACAGGATCCGGTCCTTTACCCGTTATGCTACGAAAAAAGATACTAGTTTTGACCTTGGGCATTTGCAGAAACTGATTGATGCCCTACCTGAAGAGTTTGACCTGAAAGTGATTGACCGTAATCTGTATGATGCCTGTCTGGTAGAAGAATGGTCACGCGATTTGGTGGGCAATTATGCTGATGTGGAGCAGTTTTTAGACTTGGGTCTAGGCTATATCATCTTGCATAAGGAACAGGTGGTGTCAGGTGCCTCACCCTATGCCAGTTATTCAGGTGGGATTGAGATAGAAGTGGATACTAGGGAAGACTATCGAGGTTTGGGTTTGGCTAGATCTTGTGCTGCTCAGTTAATCTTAGCTTGTTTAGACCGTAATCTCTATCCTAGCTGGGATGCCCATACTCTGACTTCCTTGAAACTGGCTGAAAAATTGGGTTACCAATTGGACAAGCCCTATCAAGCATATGAATGGAGATAA